One Danio rerio strain Tuebingen ecotype United States chromosome 13, GRCz12tu, whole genome shotgun sequence DNA window includes the following coding sequences:
- the LOC101886518 gene encoding uncharacterized protein isoform X4, with protein MRSKFNLSAVLLMNIFICKTGAPRENPRKRRENLQTTHRNLLIQLRLESASLLIGCLIAVQLQTQLDQLISVFSITTSYWADVWTAMSQTWDVWFLGPPDHSVLLVVRMCRGCICQC; from the exons at gaGGTCTAAGTTTAACCTAAGTGCCGTGTTGCTGatgaacatctttatat gcaaaaccggagcacccagagaaaacccacgcaaacgcagagagaatttgcaaactacacacagaaacctGCTAATCCAGCTGCGGCTCGAGTCAGcatccttgct tattggatgcctgattgcagttcaactccaaactcagttggaccagctgatcagtgtcttcagtattaccacaagctactgggcagatgtgtggacagctatgagccaaacttgggacgtttggtttttag GTCCTCCTGATCATTCTGTTCTCCTGGTTGTGAGGATGTGCAGAGGCTGTATTTGTCAGTGTTAA
- the LOC101886518 gene encoding uncharacterized protein isoform X1, whose protein sequence is MRSKFNLSAVLLMNIFICKTGAPRENPRKRRENLQTTHRNLLIQLRLESASLLIGCLIAVQLQTQLDQLISVFSITTSYWADVWTAMSQTWDVWFLAGVTIWAAETRQLIIFRYNQMSKPSLSE, encoded by the exons at gaGGTCTAAGTTTAACCTAAGTGCCGTGTTGCTGatgaacatctttatat gcaaaaccggagcacccagagaaaacccacgcaaacgcagagagaatttgcaaactacacacagaaacctGCTAATCCAGCTGCGGCTCGAGTCAGcatccttgct tattggatgcctgattgcagttcaactccaaactcagttggaccagctgatcagtgtcttcagtattaccacaagctactgggcagatgtgtggacagctatgagccaaacttgggacgtttggtttttag cAGGTGTGACCATCTGGGCAGCAGAAACAAGACAACTAATCATA tttagatacaatcaaatgtccaaaccatctctgagtgaatga
- the LOC101886518 gene encoding uncharacterized protein isoform X2 has product MRSKFNLSAVLLMNIFICKTGAPRENPRKRRENLQTTHRNLLIQLRLESASLLIGCLIAVQLQTQLDQLISVFSITTSYWADVWTAMSQTWDVWFLGVTIWAAETRQLIIFRYNQMSKPSLSE; this is encoded by the exons at gaGGTCTAAGTTTAACCTAAGTGCCGTGTTGCTGatgaacatctttatat gcaaaaccggagcacccagagaaaacccacgcaaacgcagagagaatttgcaaactacacacagaaacctGCTAATCCAGCTGCGGCTCGAGTCAGcatccttgct tattggatgcctgattgcagttcaactccaaactcagttggaccagctgatcagtgtcttcagtattaccacaagctactgggcagatgtgtggacagctatgagccaaacttgggacgtttggtttttag GTGTGACCATCTGGGCAGCAGAAACAAGACAACTAATCATA tttagatacaatcaaatgtccaaaccatctctgagtgaatga
- the LOC101886518 gene encoding uncharacterized protein isoform X3: MRSKFNLSAVLLMNIFICKTGAPRENPRKRRENLQTTHRNLLIQLRLESASLLIGCLIAVQLQTQLDQLISVFSITTSYWADVWTAMSQTWDVWFLGVTIWAAETRQLIIVLLIILFSWL; the protein is encoded by the exons at gaGGTCTAAGTTTAACCTAAGTGCCGTGTTGCTGatgaacatctttatat gcaaaaccggagcacccagagaaaacccacgcaaacgcagagagaatttgcaaactacacacagaaacctGCTAATCCAGCTGCGGCTCGAGTCAGcatccttgct tattggatgcctgattgcagttcaactccaaactcagttggaccagctgatcagtgtcttcagtattaccacaagctactgggcagatgtgtggacagctatgagccaaacttgggacgtttggtttttag GTGTGACCATCTGGGCAGCAGAAACAAGACAACTAATCATA GTCCTCCTGATCATTCTGTTCTCCTGGTTGTGA
- the LOC101886518 gene encoding uncharacterized protein isoform X7, which produces MQNRSTQRKPTQTQREFANYTQKPANPAAARVSILAYWMPDCSSTPNSVGPADQCLQYYHKLLGRCVDSYEPNLGRLVFSRCDHLGSRNKTTNHS; this is translated from the exons at gcaaaaccggagcacccagagaaaacccacgcaaacgcagagagaatttgcaaactacacacagaaacctGCTAATCCAGCTGCGGCTCGAGTCAGcatccttgct tattggatgcctgattgcagttcaactccaaactcagttggaccagctgatcagtgtcttcagtattaccacaagctactgggcagatgtgtggacagctatgagccaaacttgggacgtttggtttttag cAGGTGTGACCATCTGGGCAGCAGAAACAAGACAACTAATCATAGTTGA
- the LOC101886518 gene encoding uncharacterized protein isoform X8, which produces MQNRSTQRKPTQTQREFANYTQKPANPAAARVSILAYWMPDCSSTPNSVGPADQCLQYYHKLLGRCVDSYEPNLGRLVFSRCDHLGSRNKTTNHI; this is translated from the exons at gcaaaaccggagcacccagagaaaacccacgcaaacgcagagagaatttgcaaactacacacagaaacctGCTAATCCAGCTGCGGCTCGAGTCAGcatccttgct tattggatgcctgattgcagttcaactccaaactcagttggaccagctgatcagtgtcttcagtattaccacaagctactgggcagatgtgtggacagctatgagccaaacttgggacgtttggtttttag cAGGTGTGACCATCTGGGCAGCAGAAACAAGACAACTAATCATA tttag
- the LOC101886518 gene encoding uncharacterized protein isoform X5: MQNRSTQRKPTQTQREFANYTQKPANPAAARVSILAYWMPDCSSTPNSVGPADQCLQYYHKLLGRCVDSYEPNLGRLVFSRCDHLGSRNKTTNHSPPDHSVLLVVRMCRGCICQC; this comes from the exons at gcaaaaccggagcacccagagaaaacccacgcaaacgcagagagaatttgcaaactacacacagaaacctGCTAATCCAGCTGCGGCTCGAGTCAGcatccttgct tattggatgcctgattgcagttcaactccaaactcagttggaccagctgatcagtgtcttcagtattaccacaagctactgggcagatgtgtggacagctatgagccaaacttgggacgtttggtttttag cAGGTGTGACCATCTGGGCAGCAGAAACAAGACAACTAATCATA GTCCTCCTGATCATTCTGTTCTCCTGGTTGTGAGGATGTGCAGAGGCTGTATTTGTCAGTGTTAA
- the LOC101886518 gene encoding uncharacterized protein isoform X10 produces MQNRSTQRKPTQTQREFANYTQKPANPAAARVSILAYWMPDCSSTPNSVGPADQCLQYYHKLLGRCVDSYEPNLGRLVFRCDHLGSRNKTTNHS; encoded by the exons at gcaaaaccggagcacccagagaaaacccacgcaaacgcagagagaatttgcaaactacacacagaaacctGCTAATCCAGCTGCGGCTCGAGTCAGcatccttgct tattggatgcctgattgcagttcaactccaaactcagttggaccagctgatcagtgtcttcagtattaccacaagctactgggcagatgtgtggacagctatgagccaaacttgggacgtttggtttttag GTGTGACCATCTGGGCAGCAGAAACAAGACAACTAATCATAGTTGA
- the LOC101886518 gene encoding uncharacterized protein isoform X9: MQNRSTQRKPTQTQREFANYTQKPANPAAARVSILAYWMPDCSSTPNSVGPADQCLQYYHKLLGRCVDSYEPNLGRLVFRCDHLGSRNKTTNHI; encoded by the exons at gcaaaaccggagcacccagagaaaacccacgcaaacgcagagagaatttgcaaactacacacagaaacctGCTAATCCAGCTGCGGCTCGAGTCAGcatccttgct tattggatgcctgattgcagttcaactccaaactcagttggaccagctgatcagtgtcttcagtattaccacaagctactgggcagatgtgtggacagctatgagccaaacttgggacgtttggtttttag GTGTGACCATCTGGGCAGCAGAAACAAGACAACTAATCATA tttag
- the LOC101886518 gene encoding uncharacterized protein isoform X6, which produces MQNRSTQRKPTQTQREFANYTQKPANPAAARVSILAYWMPDCSSTPNSVGPADQCLQYYHKLLGRCVDSYEPNLGRLVFRCDHLGSRNKTTNHSPPDHSVLLVVRMCRGCICQC; this is translated from the exons at gcaaaaccggagcacccagagaaaacccacgcaaacgcagagagaatttgcaaactacacacagaaacctGCTAATCCAGCTGCGGCTCGAGTCAGcatccttgct tattggatgcctgattgcagttcaactccaaactcagttggaccagctgatcagtgtcttcagtattaccacaagctactgggcagatgtgtggacagctatgagccaaacttgggacgtttggtttttag GTGTGACCATCTGGGCAGCAGAAACAAGACAACTAATCATA GTCCTCCTGATCATTCTGTTCTCCTGGTTGTGAGGATGTGCAGAGGCTGTATTTGTCAGTGTTAA
- the LOC101886518 gene encoding uncharacterized protein isoform X11 yields MQNRSTQRKPTQTQREFANYTQKPANPAAARVSILAYWMPDCSSTPNSVGPADQCLQYYHKLLGRCVDSYEPNLGRLVFRSS; encoded by the exons at gcaaaaccggagcacccagagaaaacccacgcaaacgcagagagaatttgcaaactacacacagaaacctGCTAATCCAGCTGCGGCTCGAGTCAGcatccttgct tattggatgcctgattgcagttcaactccaaactcagttggaccagctgatcagtgtcttcagtattaccacaagctactgggcagatgtgtggacagctatgagccaaacttgggacgtttggtttttag GTCCTCCTGA